The following coding sequences are from one Gossypium hirsutum isolate 1008001.06 chromosome A12, Gossypium_hirsutum_v2.1, whole genome shotgun sequence window:
- the LOC121211398 gene encoding S-protein homolog 19 — MTPWKFDEQMIMFPLVLLVIVCSHPTVNGFEVFLINNLGGNTNLAVHCFSPQVKNLGSLVILPGDDFHWECGINIGTTAEYECDMGYGNKQKRFQVFAERRDALRCGNQKCYWRVDRDGLYLYIKEVDDYQKQFSW; from the coding sequence ATGACTCCCTGGAAATTTGATGAGCAAATGATAATGTTCCCCCTTGTTCTACTTGTTATTGTTTGTAGCCATCCCACAGTGAACGGTTTCGAGGTTTTTCTTATCAACAACTTGGGTGGCAATACAAATCTCGCCGTTCACTGTTTTTCGCCGCAGGTCAAGAATTTGGGCAGTCTTGTGATACTTCCGGGAGACGATTTTCATTGGGAATGCGGCATCAACATCGGCACCACCGCTGAATATGAATGCGACATGGGCTACGGAAACAAGCAAAAACGATTCCAAGTGTTTGCGGAACGAAGAGATGCGTTGAGATGTGGAAACCAAAAATGTTATTGGCGTGTTGATCGTGATGGCTTGTATCTTTATATTAAGGAGGTCGATGATTATCAGAAACAATTTTCTTGGTAA